In Camelus bactrianus isolate YW-2024 breed Bactrian camel chromosome 10, ASM4877302v1, whole genome shotgun sequence, a genomic segment contains:
- the LOC123617437 gene encoding uncharacterized protein LOC123617437 → MREWRGKPHRAARGRDKTHGQGALSQAGVLGRSQLEPGSRGAQIMREKLWMPWNGLIVIGKRMELLVRNTQKPRMWDPKPESEYWRLEDVGKTVLREKLGRSQERMDVKRVHTVASALQASAGLGKDSSKEVGGKQDVRHKTGAESENAGSRRGSGFKERLKFTGVETSGEDLRSRGYKLGHNEEELRSSGEKLSSSGEKLRSSVEKLRLSREKLRSSGENLRSSGERLRQSGEKLVFRGEKRGSRGEKLGSSGEDLRSTGDRRRSIAEKLGSSREKLGTSGEKLEGLRMGSINEKKIERVVEVTSDERLIEITDAEMEIPSERVEETDEELEETEEGVEVEEDVLDGRNDNTDESVSMEEKEITEEGTDEGGT, encoded by the coding sequence ATGAGGGAGTGGCGGGGTAAGCCACACAGGGCAGCGAGGGGGCGCGACAAGACCCACGGCCAGGGCGCCCTCAGCCAGGCTGGGGTCCTCGGGCGGTCGCAACTGGAGCCAGGAAGTAGAGGGGCGCAGATTATGCGAGAAAAACTGTGGATGCCTTGGAACGGGCTCATTGTGATTGGGAAGAGAATGGAGCTCCTGGTTAGAAATACGCAAAAGCCAAGGATGTGGGACCCGAAGCCTGAGTCTGAGTACTGGAGACTGGAAGATGTGGGAAAGACAGTCTTGAGAGAAAAGTTAGGTCGGAGTCAGGAGAGGATGGATGTGAAACGAGTGCACACTGTAGCAAGTGCATTACAGGCTTCAGCAGGTTTGGGGAAAGACAGCTCaaaggaggtgggaggaaagCAAGACGTGAGACACAAAACAGGGGCTGAATCTGAGAATGCAGGGTCTAGGCGAGGGTCTGGGTTTAAAGAGAGGTTGAAGTTCACTGGAGTGGAAACCAGTGGAGAGGACTTGAGATCCCGAGGATATAAGCTAGGGCACAATGAAGAGGAGCTGAGGTCAAGTGGAGAGAAGCTGAGTTCAAGTGGAGAGAAGCTGAGGTCGAGTGTGGAGAAGCTGAGATTGAGTAGAGAGAAGCTAAGGTCAAGTGGAGAGAATCTGAGGTCCAGTGGAGAGAGGCTAAGGCAGAGTGGAGAGAAGCTGGTGTttaggggagagaagaggggatcCAGGGGAGAGAAGCTGGGGTCTAGTGGAGAGGATTTGAGATCCACTGGAGATAGACGTCGGTCAATTGCAGAGAAGCTGGGATCCAGTAGGGAGAAGCTGGGGACTAGTGGAGAGAAGCTGGAGGGTTTAAGAATGGGGagcataaatgaaaagaaaattgaaagagTGGTAGAAGTTACTAGTGATGAAAGATTGATAGAAATTACTGATGCTGAGATGGAAATTCCTTCTGAAAGGGTAGAGGAGACTGATGAAGAGCTAGAAGAGACTGAGGAAGGGGTGGAGGTTGAGGAGGATGTCTTGGATGGAAGGAATGATAATACTGATGAATCTGTTTCTATGGAAGAGAAAGAGATTACAGAGGAAGGTACTGATGAAGGAGGCACATGA